From the Jatrophihabitans endophyticus genome, one window contains:
- the lnt gene encoding apolipoprotein N-acyltransferase has translation MTVASAAGSDTGPMTALAAVRPAAFPRRWAALVAVGGGVIGVLAFPTVGWWPAALLSVAMLSLAVDGRRARTGAWLGYAYGLAFLLPLVHWTGVYVGPVPWLLLCAACAAFFAVLGAVLPVLARVPGGAFWVGAAWVLQEFLRDRLPFGGFPWGRLAFSQATSPLRWFAALGGAPLVTFAVAVAGAGLASALRAAWPWRSRGVIAGAALALAVPALGALVAWPLGPAPDRDGRTERIAVIQGGLPDRGLQFQDRARQVLDNHVRQTLALARRIDAGEVARPDLVLWPENSSDIDPYRDAAAYAEIDRAVKAVGAPVLVGAILQGPGADHRRNAGILWSPTTGPGARYEKRHPVPFAEYIPLRGIAEAVSSDAKSVTQDMVAGTGDGLLRGGPVPLGDVICFEVAYDDLVRSSVSAGAQLLVVQTNNATFGHTAETYQQLAMSQLRAVESGRTVVQASTTGESAVIGPDGGIRARSGALFTPATLLETVPVRSAQTPATVVGAWPEYVLTFLAAAGVLAVITLRRRRSATPEPPPPAAPARDQAMVTT, from the coding sequence ATGACCGTCGCCTCAGCCGCCGGCAGCGATACTGGTCCGATGACCGCCCTCGCCGCCGTCCGCCCGGCCGCGTTCCCGCGCCGGTGGGCGGCGCTGGTCGCCGTCGGCGGCGGCGTGATCGGGGTGCTCGCGTTCCCGACCGTCGGCTGGTGGCCCGCCGCGCTGCTGTCGGTGGCCATGCTCTCGCTGGCGGTGGACGGCCGCCGCGCCCGCACCGGGGCGTGGCTGGGCTACGCCTACGGGCTCGCCTTCCTGCTGCCCCTCGTGCACTGGACCGGGGTGTACGTCGGTCCGGTGCCCTGGCTGCTGCTGTGCGCCGCGTGTGCCGCCTTCTTCGCGGTGCTCGGCGCCGTCCTCCCCGTCCTCGCCCGCGTGCCGGGTGGGGCGTTCTGGGTGGGCGCGGCGTGGGTGCTGCAGGAGTTCCTGCGCGATCGGCTGCCGTTCGGCGGCTTCCCGTGGGGGCGGCTGGCCTTCAGCCAGGCCACGTCGCCGCTGCGCTGGTTCGCCGCACTGGGCGGTGCGCCGCTCGTGACGTTCGCCGTCGCCGTGGCCGGCGCCGGGCTGGCCTCGGCGCTGCGTGCCGCGTGGCCGTGGCGCAGCCGAGGCGTGATCGCGGGCGCCGCCCTCGCACTCGCCGTCCCCGCCCTCGGCGCGCTGGTGGCGTGGCCGCTCGGCCCGGCCCCCGACCGCGACGGGCGCACCGAGCGGATCGCGGTCATCCAGGGCGGCCTGCCCGATCGCGGCCTGCAGTTCCAGGACCGTGCCCGCCAGGTGCTCGACAACCACGTGCGGCAGACGCTCGCCCTCGCGCGACGCATCGACGCGGGGGAGGTCGCCCGCCCGGATCTCGTGCTGTGGCCGGAGAACTCCTCGGACATCGACCCGTACCGCGACGCGGCCGCCTACGCCGAGATCGACCGCGCGGTGAAGGCGGTGGGCGCGCCGGTGCTGGTCGGCGCGATCCTGCAGGGGCCGGGGGCCGACCACCGGCGCAACGCCGGGATCCTGTGGTCGCCGACGACCGGCCCCGGCGCCCGCTACGAGAAGCGGCACCCGGTGCCCTTCGCGGAGTACATCCCGCTGCGCGGCATCGCCGAGGCGGTCAGCTCGGACGCGAAGTCGGTCACGCAGGACATGGTGGCGGGGACGGGCGACGGCCTGCTGCGCGGCGGACCGGTCCCGCTCGGCGACGTCATCTGCTTCGAGGTGGCCTACGACGACCTCGTCCGCTCCTCGGTGTCGGCCGGGGCGCAGCTGCTCGTCGTGCAGACGAACAACGCGACGTTCGGGCACACCGCCGAGACGTACCAGCAGCTGGCGATGAGTCAGCTCCGGGCCGTCGAGAGCGGCCGCACCGTCGTGCAGGCGTCGACGACGGGCGAGTCGGCCGTCATCGGCCCGGACGGCGGGATCCGCGCGCGGTCGGGCGCGCTGTTCACGCCGGCGACCCTGCTCGAGACGGTGCCGGTGCGCAGCGCGCAGACGCCGGCCACCGTGGTCGGGGCGTGGCCCGAGTACGTGCTGACCTTCCTCGCCGCCGCCGGCGTGCTCGCGGTGATCACGCTGCGGCGACGTCGCAGCGCGACCCCGGAGCCACCCCCGCCCGCAGCGCCGGCCCGCGACCAGGCCATGGTGACGACATGA